A single genomic interval of bacterium harbors:
- the rnc gene encoding ribonuclease III — MADKDFSQFERKFKLNFKNKDLLREAFTHRSYINESKRSDLPAPQSHLPVHATQTGAPRQAGLTHNERLEFLGDAVLELVVTDYLFKKYQDRTEGDLTSYRSALVNAVTLGEVAHTLGMNEFLLLSKGEAKDTGKARQIILANTFEAFIGALYLDQHYEGVEAFISEWLLPLTHEIVEKELWKDAKSFLQEKAQDELGVTPTYKVVREAGPDHDKKFVVAVFLGDELIAEAQGKSKQEAEQGAASQALKEKKWNTVDKE, encoded by the coding sequence ATGGCTGACAAAGATTTTTCCCAATTTGAACGAAAATTTAAATTAAATTTTAAGAATAAAGATCTGCTTCGGGAGGCATTTACACATCGCTCATATATTAATGAAAGCAAGCGAAGCGACCTACCTGCGCCGCAAAGTCATCTGCCTGTGCATGCCACGCAGACAGGTGCGCCGCGGCAGGCAGGTCTCACGCACAATGAACGTCTGGAATTTTTGGGTGATGCAGTACTTGAACTTGTTGTTACTGATTATTTATTTAAAAAATATCAGGATAGAACTGAGGGAGATCTTACGAGTTATCGTTCTGCGCTCGTCAATGCGGTCACCCTAGGGGAAGTTGCACATACGCTTGGAATGAATGAGTTCCTTCTTCTTTCAAAAGGGGAGGCGAAAGATACCGGAAAGGCACGCCAAATTATTTTGGCAAATACGTTTGAAGCATTTATAGGGGCACTGTATCTCGACCAACACTATGAAGGTGTGGAAGCGTTTATATCAGAGTGGCTTCTTCCACTTACTCACGAAATTGTTGAGAAGGAACTATGGAAAGATGCAAAAAGTTTCTTGCAGGAGAAAGCGCAAGACGAGCTGGGGGTTACACCAACGTATAAGGTAGTACGTGAAGCAGGTCCCGATCACGACAAAAAGTTTGTAGTTGCAGTGTTTTTGGGAGACGAGCTCATTGCGGAAGCGCAAGGGAAGTCTAAACAAGAAGCAGAACAAGGTGCGGCGTCACAGGCGCTTAAAGAAAAAAAGTGGAATACGGTCGATAAGGAATAA
- the nusB gene encoding transcription antitermination factor NusB, translated as MANRHLSRSVVMQTLFEWDFGGQVASEGTIDEILLRNAEEFAPGMGDTSFMKSLVESVLKKRETLDTILAKAAPDWPIEKISIVDRNILRIGLYELLFVDKAEVPAKVAINEAIELAKTFGGENSGKFVNGVLGAVYKEMGEPGKDDAPRKKRTLGAPIDLSKLPVEKLCGTVVYAKDKDEVYLALVHDIFGHWTLSKGHIEAGDTEEVGVVKETFEELGINITIKEKLGENEYIASDPEKGKIRKHVVYFLTETPFSDLTLKKSGGLDDARWFRLADILDLNIYDDILPIITKAINILLKK; from the coding sequence ATGGCAAACAGACATCTCTCGCGGTCGGTCGTAATGCAGACACTCTTTGAATGGGATTTTGGTGGTCAAGTCGCTTCCGAGGGGACTATAGACGAAATTCTACTTCGTAATGCAGAGGAATTTGCTCCTGGCATGGGAGATACGTCTTTTATGAAGTCCCTTGTTGAGAGTGTATTGAAGAAACGTGAAACGCTCGATACGATACTTGCCAAAGCGGCTCCTGATTGGCCGATAGAAAAAATCTCTATTGTTGATCGCAATATTTTACGTATCGGGCTCTATGAGCTTTTGTTTGTCGACAAAGCGGAAGTTCCTGCAAAAGTTGCTATCAATGAAGCGATTGAGCTTGCTAAGACATTTGGTGGTGAGAATAGTGGAAAGTTTGTAAACGGAGTTCTCGGAGCTGTATATAAAGAAATGGGTGAACCTGGCAAGGATGATGCTCCGCGCAAAAAAAGGACTCTTGGTGCGCCCATCGACCTCTCAAAGCTTCCTGTGGAAAAGTTGTGTGGTACAGTTGTTTACGCGAAAGATAAGGACGAAGTGTATCTTGCATTGGTGCATGACATATTCGGACATTGGACCCTTTCAAAGGGGCATATTGAAGCCGGGGATACAGAAGAAGTGGGCGTTGTCAAAGAAACATTTGAGGAGCTTGGTATCAATATAACTATAAAAGAAAAACTTGGCGAGAACGAATATATCGCCTCTGACCCAGAAAAGGGAAAAATTAGAAAACACGTTGTTTATTTTCTCACCGAGACTCCATTTTCTGACCTTACGTTAAAGAAGTCTGGCGGACTTGATGACGCACGATGGTTTCGCCTCGCGGATATTCTCGATCTCAACATCTATGATGATATTCTCCCCATCATCACAAAGGCAATCAATATCTTGCTCAAGAAATAA
- a CDS encoding ribonuclease HII translates to MDYIRDKIKSNRIGFVVGIDEAGRGPLAGPVAVGVVMVERRFLKEFTTLFRGVKDSKKISAQKREAWFKKLENTERDGKISFHVSFSSSSTIDRQGINAAIFRSITASLGALSCPPHKSLILLDGGLRAPRMYRNQKIIIRGDEKIMIISLASIAAKVLRDRLMKKYSLKYPYYKFEKHKGYGTKEHFKKIKKHGISKIHRHSFLKNICR, encoded by the coding sequence ATGGATTACATAAGAGACAAAATAAAGTCGAATAGAATAGGTTTCGTTGTCGGCATCGATGAAGCAGGAAGAGGACCTCTTGCGGGGCCGGTTGCAGTCGGGGTGGTGATGGTAGAAAGAAGGTTCCTCAAGGAATTCACGACCTTGTTTCGGGGGGTGAAAGATTCAAAAAAAATCTCAGCGCAAAAGCGCGAAGCGTGGTTTAAGAAGCTAGAGAACACGGAACGAGATGGCAAGATTTCTTTCCACGTCTCATTTTCCAGTTCGAGCACAATAGATAGGCAGGGAATCAATGCTGCGATATTCCGTTCAATCACAGCTTCATTGGGGGCACTTTCGTGTCCGCCACACAAGAGTCTTATTCTTCTTGATGGTGGTCTCCGCGCGCCGAGGATGTATCGAAATCAAAAAATCATCATACGCGGTGATGAAAAAATAATGATCATTTCGCTTGCGTCCATTGCCGCGAAAGTACTCCGTGACCGGTTGATGAAAAAGTATTCGCTCAAATATCCTTATTACAAATTTGAAAAACACAAAGGATATGGGACCAAAGAGCATTTTAAAAAAATTAAAAAGCATGGAATTTCTAAGATTCATCGCCACAGTTTTTTGAAGAACATTTGCAGATAA
- a CDS encoding alpha/beta fold hydrolase has translation MVQQATHWRPQKIAIEAESQSCAFFLVHGYTGSPTDFNGLPEFLHAEYGVSVLVPLLPGHGTIVEDLEGISCENLLAAVEKEFKDVLTRYKRVIVGGHSFGGQVALYLAALYPVAGVFVTATPYTLRFPLSIPGMYHMVRLKKIWEKKLPKSEKLARAEAFYYTQMPSYGLELLVEMNKKLSLSLSRVTSPLLSIFTIRDKIAHVKSARNIEHKVNSHKIKNITLEHSGHGVFHEDDYYATYNSIGEFFLSSKCETHTQNIMTGIKATAIVPSYNERMRIGDVLSALIRARMISEVIVVDDGSTDGTEEYIAKTFPSVVYLRNEKNCGKAFSMDRGVKQARENIIFFCDADLRGLIPEHIDAMVTPVSDGRYDMNIGIRSNIMQKLFLPFALNSGERALKKDVWHNLPGFYKKGFRIEAGLNYFVYFHSINGVGYKIFPYFQTLKEKKYGFLEGSVRRWKMNVDVVAAWLYAITDLGINTARNLINGLHKRQNKVE, from the coding sequence ATGGTTCAACAAGCGACTCATTGGAGACCTCAAAAAATAGCCATTGAGGCGGAGTCTCAATCGTGTGCATTTTTTCTTGTACACGGCTATACGGGTAGTCCTACCGACTTCAACGGTCTCCCAGAATTTCTTCATGCCGAGTATGGTGTATCGGTTCTCGTCCCTCTTTTACCAGGTCATGGGACAATTGTAGAAGATTTAGAGGGAATCTCCTGTGAGAATTTGCTTGCCGCTGTTGAAAAAGAATTTAAGGATGTACTGACGCGCTATAAACGTGTCATCGTCGGGGGGCATAGTTTTGGAGGTCAGGTGGCTCTCTACCTTGCTGCTTTATATCCAGTTGCCGGAGTATTTGTAACAGCAACCCCTTACACACTCCGCTTCCCCCTATCAATTCCTGGTATGTACCATATGGTGCGTCTTAAAAAAATATGGGAAAAAAAATTACCAAAGAGCGAAAAGCTTGCTCGAGCAGAAGCTTTTTATTATACACAGATGCCTTCCTATGGACTCGAACTTCTTGTTGAGATGAACAAGAAGCTTTCATTATCTTTATCACGAGTGACGAGCCCACTACTTTCAATATTCACAATAAGAGATAAGATTGCGCACGTGAAAAGTGCACGGAACATAGAACACAAGGTAAATTCTCACAAGATAAAAAATATTACTCTTGAACATAGCGGTCACGGAGTGTTTCATGAAGATGATTATTATGCAACCTATAATAGTATTGGAGAGTTTTTTCTTTCTTCAAAATGTGAAACACATACACAAAACATAATGACAGGTATAAAAGCAACTGCGATTGTTCCATCGTATAATGAGCGGATGCGTATTGGGGATGTACTCTCGGCACTTATCCGTGCACGAATGATTTCAGAGGTGATTGTTGTTGATGACGGCTCAACCGACGGAACCGAAGAGTATATAGCAAAAACATTTCCTTCGGTTGTGTATCTTCGTAATGAGAAAAATTGTGGTAAAGCATTTTCGATGGATCGCGGCGTCAAGCAAGCACGTGAAAACATTATTTTTTTCTGCGATGCGGATTTACGTGGATTGATACCAGAACACATTGATGCTATGGTCACCCCCGTTAGCGATGGGCGATATGATATGAATATCGGGATTAGGAGTAATATCATGCAGAAATTATTTCTTCCCTTCGCCCTTAATTCCGGCGAGCGGGCCCTTAAGAAGGATGTGTGGCACAATCTCCCGGGGTTTTATAAAAAAGGATTTCGTATTGAAGCGGGCCTTAATTACTTTGTGTATTTTCACAGTATCAATGGCGTTGGATATAAAATATTTCCCTATTTTCAAACACTTAAAGAAAAAAAATATGGATTTTTAGAAGGGAGCGTAAGGCGATGGAAGATGAATGTGGATGTTGTTGCGGCGTGGCTATATGCAATCACAGACTTGGGAATAAATACGGCAAGAAATTTAATCAATGGATTACATAAGAGACAAAATAAAGTCGAATAG